The following coding sequences lie in one Eremothecium sinecaudum strain ATCC 58844 chromosome IV, complete sequence genomic window:
- the BST1 gene encoding Bst1p (Syntenic homolog of Ashbya gossypii AFR521W; Syntenic homolog of Saccharomyces cerevisiae YFL025C (BST1)), with product MGPDGYLRRWYSLFRRMNIRNSTSKMKEKPANGGSDGIHTAIIRRSRAKRKLNMLTIFGLICIIIITISNFVTNFRGSDAPMCKSIYMYPSYAKIDGFDTRHSRLARKYHLYLYREQQKDRDPILGSDIQLDGIPVLFIPGNAGSYRQVRSIAAASANLYFGDDKHKITNDKAKNLDFFTADFNEDFTAFHGRTMLDQAEYCNDAIRYILSLYSRSSSYKTSMEPLPASVIVIGHSMGGIVARVMTTLKNHDEGSINSIITMSSPHSTSPVTFDGEILKIYERINSYWRAQFQDKDSYYSKHMSIISITGGVLDTVLPADYTSIESIVPYENGFTTYTTTIPRVWTPIDHLAIVWCDQLRKVIAALLTEMVDYSTPYKTHSLEKRIELSKRYLLSGITDASSQDLLVRLFESKTAVGVDFTHESRSIDSSGSLIINATTYHDASKYTVFRINSHKEQKTFSILTNLDNPDILACKEGSSNKNDSTDENGTTTTCKSISNYLNIIPASFADSDTLESEVAIYKYMQLNATVVAKFDTIVVAKPEKYEPNDSSFLIAELTSQQSTYTYNISLFKMPFTGLKFRHDSTVGPLVPTVRLPKQISSLIAYSLTSTYSSGQKMFQPFLSQSIIQPFETKWHLNLSEPVDITFHNEAPFVPFSSNHDSSLLLTIFAPPYTDMEFKLTINWLMTMKLLFLRYRLAIVSLPIALVALNLAYQFYHYNKGGEFISFDTSLGLLVYNHWKKILLVKCLLTPLVTIAFVQKLLFLLDPAGMDNPLLLHEKGIVSSIYYLGIREIFMLWLGPMFFPMALLVVRLVYGIIKLLEFAFSKSYGVLLLLLSRFNIFRRYIAAEEHRKFKLRQLFGICFMTAGVIFYIPYQFAFVLISLVQLVTCLKLALPTKSTKEHNNLKNYNRSILMMFIFLLPIHIPIVIVFFHNLAIRWETPFNSHHNFLAVLPLLLLVTSNSGLNMPRSYSNEKYVGKVTIFSFIYLSLYSIIFGIRNIYWLYHLFVTISGWLYFTTLNISLHDD from the coding sequence ATGGGACCCGATGGTTACCTTCGAAGGTGGTATTCTTTGTTCAGAAGAATGAACATTAGAAATAGTACCTCTAAAATGAAAGAGAAGCCTGCTAATGGGGGATCCGATGGCATACACACTGCGATCATTCGCCGTTCTCGTGCTAAAAGAAAACTAAATATGTTGACGATATTTGGGCTAAtttgtattattattatcaCTATATCTAATTTTGTTACGAATTTTAGAGGTTCGGATGCTCCAATGTGCAAATCCATTTACATGTATCCTTCGTATGCTAAAATTGATGGCTTTGATACTAGACACAGCAGACTTGCTAGGAAATATCACTTGTATCTATATAGAGAGCAGCAGAAAGACAGGGATCCAATTTTGGGTAGTGACATTCAATTAGATGGTATCCCGGTATTATTCATTCCTGGTAATGCGGGTAGTTACAGGCAGGTAAGATCTATTGCTGCTGCCTCGGCAAACTTGTACTTCGGTGACGACAAACATAAAATTACCAACGATAAAGCTAAGAACTTAGATTTCTTTACGGCTGACTTTAACGAGGATTTTACTGCATTTCATGGCCGAACTATGCTAGATCAAGCAGAATATTGTAATGACGCAATTCGCTACATCCTGTCTCTTTATTCGCGAAGCAGTTCGTATAAGACCTCTATGGAACCACTTCCAGCATCAGTTATTGTAATTGGACATTCAATGGGTGGTATTGTTGCAAGAGTCATGACGACATTAAAAAATCATGACGAAGGAAGTATCAATTCCATTATTACTATGTCTTCTCCACACTCTACATCTCCTGTGACTTTTGACGGTGAAATTTTAAAGATTTATGAACGAATAAATAGTTATTGGAGAGCCCAGTTCCAGGATAAGGATTCTTACTATTCTAAGCATATGTCTATTATCTCGATTACAGGGGGGGTGCTGGATACTGTGTTGCCCGCCGATTACACTTCAATTGAAAGTATTGTCCCTTATGAAAACGGTTTCACCACATATACAACAACGATCCCAAGAGTTTGGACGCCGATAGATCATCTTGCTATTGTCTGGTGTGACCAATTACGAAAAGTCATTGCAGCATTATTGACTGAAATGGTAGACTACAGTACGCCATATAAGACTCATAGCTTGGAGAAGCGTATAGAATTATCAAAGCGATATCTTCTTTCCGGAATTACAGATGCATCATCGCAAGATCTTCTTGTTCGACTGTTCGAAAGTAAGACGGCCGTTGGCGTTGATTTTACTCATGAAAGTCGATCCATTGACTCCAGTGGCTCACTTATAATTAATGCTACCACATATCATGACGCTTCCAAATATACTGTATTCCGTATTAACTCTCATAAAGAGCAGAAAACGTTTTCCATTTTAACGAATTTAGACAATCCCGATATTTTGGCTTGTAAGGAAGGTAGCTCAAATAAAAATGACAGCACAGATGAGAATGGCACTACGACTACTTGTAAGTCAATATCTAACTACCTGAATATTATTCCAGCCTCATTTGCCGACTCTGATACACTGGAATCTGAAGTTGCTATCTATAAATACATGCAACTTAATGCTACTGTGGTGGCCAAATTTGACACTATTGTTGTTGCTAAACCAGAAAAATACGAACCAAATGATTCTTCTTTCTTAATAGCCGAACTGACATCGCAGCAATCAACTTACACCTACAACATTAGTCTATTTAAGATGCCATTTACAGGATTGAAATTTCGTCACGATAGTACTGTTGGCCCATTAGTACCAACGGTACGCCTTCCAAAACAAATCAGCTCTTTAATAGCATATTCTTTGACTTCCACTTACTCTTCTGGGCAAAAAATGTTCCAGCCGTTTTTGTCTCAGTCAATTATTCAACCATTTGAAACTAAATGGCACCTAAACCTAAGCGAACCAGTTGATATAACTTTCCATAATGAAGCTCCATTCGTTCCATTTAGTTCTAATCATGATAGCTCTCTACTGCTTACGATTTTTGCACCTCCTTATACAGATATGGAATTTAAATTAACTATCAATTGGTTGATGACAATGAAGCTGCTGTTTCTCAGGTACAGATTAGCTATTGTTTCTTTGCCTATTGCATTGGTGGCTCTTAACCTTGCATATCAATTTTATCATTACAATAAAGGAGGAGAGTTCATCAGTTTTGATACCTCATTAGGCTTGTTGGTGTACAATCACTGGAAGAAAATTCTGCTTGTAAAATGTCTATTGACACCTTTGGTGACAATTGCCTTTGTTCAAAAACTCCTATTCCTATTGGATCCTGCTGGAATGGATAATCCACTGTTACTACATGAAAAAGGCATTGTATCGAGTATTTATTACCTTGGCATTCGTGAAATATTTATGTTATGGCTAGGCCCTATGTTCTTTCCAATGGCATTATTAGTAGTTCGCTTAGTCTATGGAATTATAAAACTATTGGAATTTGCCTTTTCAAAAAGTTATGGAGTGCTACTACTATTATTGTCGAGATTTAATATTTTCAGAAGGTATATTGCTGCAGAGGAGCACCGAAAGTTTAAACTGCGCCAATTGTTTGGTATATGCTTTATGACAGCTGGTgttatattttatattCCATACCAGTTTGCGTTTGTTCTAATATCTTTGGTGCAGCTTGTTACATGTTTAAAACTGGCGCTACCTACTAAAAGTACAAAGGAACATAataatttgaagaattaTAATAGATCAATTCTGATGATGTTTATTTTCTTGCTTCCAATACACATCCCCATAGTGATTGTTTTCTTTCATAACCTTGCCATAAGATGGGAGACTCCTTTTAATTCGCATCACAACTTCCTCGCAGTTCTGCCACTTCTTCTTCTAGTAACGAGCAACTCAGGACTTAATATGCCTCGTTCATATTCCAATGAGAAATATGTTGGGAAGGTGACAATTTTCTCTTTCATTTATCTCAGCCTTTACAGTATTATCTTTGGCATAAGGAACATTTATTGGCTCTACCATTTATTTGTGACCATCTCTGGATGGCTTTATTTCACAACACTAAATATTTCACTTCATGATGATTGA
- the EPL1 gene encoding Epl1p (Syntenic homolog of Ashbya gossypii AFR520W; Syntenic homolog of Saccharomyces cerevisiae YFL024C (EPL1)): MPTPSVNVDHGNANGGNGVASGSSTRFRHRKISVKQKLRVFRASELKDLEQDELQQRELLDIETGVEKNEEREEHLHKILQKNQLKAQDLFIPTPDASRVWKDFDRLYFGTFQEPASYIQFSAQLEECCGPLYNMDERDEEYLLNVINGGKKDSELTEDEFEMLMTNFESAVKERQPFLMMDPESLLPYEDFKPTLLKNDVGDFGIKAELAAELGMDSHSFVTKFDNPVSFRMRPVTVLVEKYGARVYEYWRQRKIEVLGGPITASLKAERGTDKDDTDPYFCFRRREVRQARKTRRVDTQNSQKLRLLYQQLQYTKELALLVAKREKMSLEMLLKDMEIFKLRCDIKPLKRELKIKGDDEDLITQKRRKLVSNVIINKNTMNSAQSDANALRKVKATKGKDRKLVAKQPSSTELRKLVQSQKSVQQGQGLAQSLQSQQSGDSQGQQDSPAVFHVYVKLPSSKIPDIVLEDVNKLFSIKERNTKRFLDEKMKRRREEDGGKFFNLTDDPYNPVFEVTIPPNVWPTNAPFSSIVSSKFEINKSYFACNLDDYITGNTDAINVYNKDGENIDNQKFKKLEFYNPFEEKREILTREHPVRFRRRIGRCGIEYLDRKDITRSSTDLLNEFVDFSSVAEQEEKSEVINVYDSELDKVNRLYDRWKYDSSYNSYGIKFSDEPSRLNQICNETQVIRFGTMLGTKSYEQLRDATIKYRQNVMAQRKKLVNSQRQQQQQQQQQQQQQQQQQQQQQPHEQQ; encoded by the coding sequence ATGCCTACGCCCAGCGTAAATGTAGACCATGGTAATGCTAATGGTGGTAATGGTGTTGCTTCAGGTTCTTCGACGAGGTTCAGGCATCGTAAGATCAGTGTCAAGCAGAAGCTGCGGGTGTTCCGAGCCTCAGAGCTTAAGGACCTGGAGCAGGATGAGCTTCAGCAGCGGGAACTGCTTGACATTGAGACTGGTGTAGAGAAGAACGAGGAGCGTGAAGAACATTTGCATAAGATCCTGCAGAAGAATCAATTGAAAGCTCAGGATCTGTTTATTCCTACACCAGATGCATCTAGGGTTTGGAAGGATTTTGATAGGCTGTATTTTGGGACGTTCCAAGAGCCTGCTAGTTACATACAATTCTCAGCTCAGCTGGAAGAATGCTGTGGGCCTTTATATAATATGGATGAGCGGGACGAGGAGTATCTTTTAAACGTAATTAATGGTGGCAAGAAGGATAGCGAGCTTACGGAGGATGAGTTCGAGATGCTCATGACGAATTTTGAGTCCGCGGTTAAAGAACGACAGCCGTTTCTGATGATGGATCCTGAAAGTCTGCTACCATATGAAGACTTCAAACCAACGCTGTTGAAGAACGATGTTGGTGATTTTGGGATCAAGGCTGAATTGGCTGCAGAGCTTGGTATGGATAGCCACTCGTTTGTAACCAAATTCGACAATCCTGTGAGTTTTCGTATGCGACCTGTTACTGTTCTAGTTGAAAAATACGGTGCAAGGGTATATGAATATTGGCGACAGCGGAAAATTGAGGTTCTAGGTGGTCCTATAACAGCATCTCTCAAAGCAGAGCGTGGTACAGACAAAGATGATACTGACCCCTACTTCTGCTTTCGCAGAAGAGAGGTCCGGCAGGCACGTAAGACTCGAAGAGTTGATACTCAGAACAGTCAAAAACTTCGACTTTTATACCAACAGTTACAGTACACGAAGGAACTTGCATTGCTAGTTGCTAAACGTGAAAAAATGTCCTTAGAGATGTTGTTGAAAGACATGGAGATCTTCAAGCTGCGATGCGATATTAAGCCATTGAAGCGTGAATTGAAGATCAAAGGGGATGATGAGGACCTAATTACTCAGAAAAGACGCAAGTTGGTCAGTAATGTTATTATTAACAAGAATACTATGAATAGCGCGCAATCTGATGCCAATGCATTAAGGAAAGTAAAAGCAACCAAGGGTAAGGATAGAAAATTGGTAGCCAAACAGCCATCTTCAACGGAATTAAGGAAGCTGGTTCAGTCGCAGAAATCTGTTCAACAGGGTCAAGGTTTGGCTCAATCGTTACAATCACAACAAAGCGGAGATTCGCAGGGTCAGCAGGATAGTCCTGCCGTGTTTCATGTCTATGTTAAGCTTCCAAGCTCGAAGATTCCAGATATTGTGCTGGAAGATGTAAACAAATTATTTTCTATCAAGGAAAGGAATACGAAGAGATTTTTGGATGAGAAGATGAAGCGTAGAAGGGAAGAAGACGGTGGAAAGTTCTTTAACCTCACAGATGACCCATACAACCCGGTATTTGAGGTTACTATTCCACCGAATGTGTGGCCTACAAATGCCCCATTCTCTTCCATTGTATCTTCTAAATTCGAAATTAATAAATCATATTTTGCATGCAATCTAGATGATTACATTACCGGAAACACAGATGCAATTAATGTGTATAACAAAGATGGTGAAAATATTGACAATCAAAAGTTTAAGAAACTTGAGTTTTACAATCCATTCGAGGAAAAGAGAGAGATTCTGACCAGAGAACACCCTGTTCGCTTCAGGAGGCGTATAGGAAGATGTGGAATAGAATATCTGGATCGTAAAGATATCACGCGGTCTTCTACTGACTTACTGAATGAGTTTGTTGATTTTTCGAGTGTTGCTGAGCAAGAGGAGAAGTCTGAAGTGATAAACGTATATGATTCTGAGTTAGACAAAGTGAATCGTCTTTACGATAGATGGAAATATGATTCATCTTATAATTCCTACGGAATAAAATTCTCTGATGAACCCTCCAGGTTGAACCAAATATGCAATGAAACACAAGTTATTCGCTTTGGTACCATGTTGGGTACCAAGTCCTACGAACAGCTGCGTGATGCTACCATAAAATATCGCCAGAATGTCATGGCTCAAAGAAAGAAATTAGTCAACTCTCAGCgacagcagcagcaacagcaacagcaacagcaacagcaacagcaacagcaacagcaacagcagcaaccTCACGAACAGCAATGA
- the BUD27 gene encoding prefoldin-like protein (Syntenic homolog of Ashbya gossypii AFR519C; Syntenic homolog of Saccharomyces cerevisiae YFL023W (BUD27)), which produces MDELIDRLQVTIKNLVSKKEFLEQQREEYIKLWERLQAYDAGDFEDDEEQDESAGIKGLLFGELFLSSRIFLNIGGEYYLEKSREEAVEWAGEKLRLMEEAISEFKGKLKEAEKTIKDLKEMDGMVGSWNEDEADVLTNEGLPFMDIREELDSEGNVISSSVTPAHTGAGTKAEHEAHKAPTKETKESLSESSVSSESTRAQESSARGEEKPSGTTDLLAEPAEESVEQLQDDRAAIDPKDIYTFDDMVRHMEKLDLTEEDEADYESQIKYDYQNIQDSFGYNEEEEEEEEEEEEEEDDETDSDSMPSLVPNDLAQKSFMSQINQLREAKLNQLQNEKEASIKSILKNPNNKNSQKAKKSVGFATSLDLYEVENMKQETKANTISFVSNPWTNFQSYDSYLDDPHSPNLDEDGFDSELFAKMLGAKEADELHENYNSVAAPIVEAKPQKKKISRFKLNRLNTDDAVSKQSHRGVSVHENDSNVVSDIIERPSPTSESTQGTLSFVPLMQKELKSLNRPRNKAKSPSTAKIVTKDLEENEDASTEVLETKPAPEEIQSSYLMHEDVQKQITGYNSDPKVPTVDFSRLSDNIDDMAQAYNFGIYDDDIDDPGAIVEKLEDFNAYNKQATELKTEIEEFRADTADFEEGDSSNDYVMADIIEHDLKDMQPPDSQDIDDLSLSYDKLQEEIALQYHIMRPRMLQSMGSNIQPEDEDSLQLEPIDEYGNPVKTSRFRSNRGKFTTLQ; this is translated from the coding sequence ATGGATGAGTTGATTGACCGACTACAGGTTACCATAAAGAATCTTGTGTCAAAGAAGGAGTTCTTGGAGCAGCAGAGAGAAGAGTATATAAAGCTATGGGAGCGACTGCAAGCGTATGATGCCGGTGATTTtgaagatgacgaagaGCAGGATGAGAGTGCAGGGATCAAAGGACTATTATTTGGGGAACTGTTTCTGTCGAGTCGCATATTCTTGAATATTGGAGGAGAATATTACCTGGAAAAGAGCCGCGAAGAGGCTGTGGAGTGGGCAGGTGAGAAGCTGCGGTTGATGGAAGAAGCTATTTCAGAGTTCAAAGGGAAGCTTAAGGAGGCTGAAAAGACTATAAAGGACCTCAAAGAGATGGATGGGATGGTTGGATCCTGGAACGAAGACGAAGCGGACGTTTTGACGAACGAAGGTCTGCCTTTCATGGATATTCGCGAAGAATTGGACAGTGAGGGAAACGTGATCAGTAGTTCAGTGACACCTGCACACACTGGTGCTGGTACAAAGGCTGAACATGAGGCTCACAAAGCGCCCACAAAAGAGACTAAAGAAAGTTTGAGCGAATCTAGTGTAAGCTCCGAGTCTACTAGGGCGCAAGAGTCGTCTGCACGGGGCGAAGAGAAGCCCAGTGGAACCACGGACTTGTTAGCCGAGCCTGCAGAGGAGTCTGTGGAACAGCTGCAAGATGATAGAGCTGCAATTGATCCTAAGGATATTTATACGTTTGATGATATGGTCCGTCATATGGAAAAATTGGATCTGACCGAAGAGGATGAGGCTGATTATGAATCCCAGATCAAGTACGATTACCAAAACATCCAGGATTCTTTTGGATACAAcgaggaagaagaggaagaagaggaagaggaagaagaggagGAGGATGATGAGACAGATTCTGACAGCATGCCCTCACTGGTTCCTAATGACTTAGCGCAGAAGTCTTTTATGAGCCAAATTAATCAGCTACGTGAGGCAAAACTTAATCAATTACAAAATGAAAAAGAAGCATCAATTAAGTCCATTCTCAAGAATCCAAATAACAAAAATTCCCAGAAAGCAAAGAAATCTGTCGGCTTTGCTACTTCTCTGGACCTCTATGAGGTCGAGAACATGAAGCAAGAAACTAAGGCGAACACTATTTCTTTCGTTAGCAACCCCTGGACAAATTTCCAGTCATATGATTCTTACCTAGATGATCCACATTCACCTAACCTGGACGAGGATGGATTTGATAGTGAATTATTTGCGAAGATGCTTGGTGCCAAAGAGGCAGACGAGCTTCACGAAAACTACAATAGCGTAGCAGCCCCAATTGTCGAAGCCAAGCCAcagaagaaaaagatttCTAGATTTAAGTTAAACAGGTTAAACACCGATGACGCTGTGTCTAAGCAGAGTCATCGTGGAGTCTCTGTTCACGAAAATGATTCCAACGTCGTCAGCGACATTATTGAAAGGCCTAGTCCCACCTCTGAAAGCACCCAAGGTACCTTATCATTCGTTCCACTAATGCAAAAGGAACTTAAATCACTCAACAGACCAAGGAACAAGGCAAAAAGTCCTTCTACTGCCAAGATAGTTACCAAGGATCTGGAGGAAAATGAAGATGCCTCAACGGAGGTTCTGGAGACCAAACCGGCACCCGAAGAGATTCAATCTTCTTACCTAATGCACGAAGACGTCCAGAAACAAATAACTGGCTACAACAGTGATCCAAAGGTGCCAACGGTAGACTTCAGTAGGTTAAGCGACAACATAGACGATATGGCCCAAGCATATAACTTTGGCATTTACGACGACGATATCGACGACCCTGGCGCCATAGTAGAGAAATTAGAAGACTTCAATGCATACAATAAGCAGGCAACAGAACTAAAAACCGAAATTGAGGAGTTTAGGGCTGATACGGCGGACTTCGAAGAAGGCGACTCAAGTAATGACTACGTTATGGCCGATATTATCGAACACGATCTGAAGGATATGCAGCCTCCAGATTCTCAAGATATCGACGATCTGTCGTTAAGTTACGATAAGCTTCAAGAGGAAATAGCACTACAGTACCACATTATGCGTCCTCGCATGTTGCAGTCAATGGGCAGTAATATACAAccagaagatgaagattCTTTACAACTTGAGCCAATCGACGAATACGGGAATCCTGTCAAAACAAGTAGGTTCAGATCCAATAGGGGTAAGTTTACTACTTTACAGTAG